AAAACTCTTGAAGATAAAAGGAGAAATTTTCCCTGATACTTCTCACCAAAGAAATGAATCAAGATTTATAATTTGGGACAGATTTTGGGCTTTTATCTGTAATAGTTTTTGAGTTAATCATGTTCAAACATTGCCTCAGATTTCAATTTGTGAAAAAATCGCCTGAAAGTGGTTGACAGATAGAAAAGATAGATAGGTAGGCAGATGGATCTTGAAAAGTATAGCTAAAATTTCACAGCAATCACTGCAAATTGGGGATGGTTGAGCAGTAGGCCCACCTTAATTTGAGATGGAATAACCCTGTAAAATCTTGAGAAGTCAGAAGAACATAAAGCACAAATGACCTGAACCGTGGCACATGTCAACATGTACCAACTCAGTGAAAATGCAgacatttttcattatttacCAATGTAATTGTTATCCTTCACTGATCCTGTTTCAGATTTGGGACCCTTaaacttctttttcttctctaagATAAAAAGAAGGGCTGTTATTTTGATACTGTGGATGAGTTTCAGTGGTTATCAAAAGTGGTGCTTGATGCTCTTAATGTCCACAGGAAAGCAGTGCTGTCTGACAGTGCAGAGTTGCGTGTTGAGTGACAGGAAATTGAGTTGCTTACTCATGATTTGCTTAAGTTAAATTAAGCTACTTTATGCAAATACAAGCGTTCCAGTGAGAGACAGCAGCTCTAAAAACTCTTGAGAAGCATTAAAGTAGCCATTGTCAATCTAAAATCAGTTTAAGCAATCAGTTTCTTTCTCACCTTACATCTTTTTCCTATATGTTggactgtttttatttatgaagAGAATACTTCATGGCAAACAAGCTGCCATGTTAGTTTCATCCAATCAGGCGTTTGCTCAGTGTTTGCACAGCTGGACGAGGCTGGAAAAGAGGGACGGCACCTGTCAGTCTATTCTATTTTGTCTCAGTCTGGTGGCTTGCAAAGCAATTCCTCACTTATAAAAACACTCAGTTGACATGTACCATAAGTGTGGGAGGAGCATTTTGAGTGGTATATCCATAAACAAGAAGATTATGTCAAAGAACATAAGGGCTATATGTAAATCTggtatgtttttaatgtttaggTGTGGACATGGAGCACTTTAGTTGCTTTTTAAAGAATCAATACAATATTATCTATCTTTCCAAGGTTTAGtaaattgctttatttttctgttgtgtTCCATTATATTCAAAGTAAACACAATATGaatgcataaaaataaaataaacaataaatgaagTTATATTAATGCGGTGATAAAATGAGGAAGGGAAATGAGTGATGGTGGTCCACTGTCTCTGTAGTTTTAAATTCctccccctcctgtcctcctgtTAACAGGAACGCCAAGCCCTCTGGTGGCCACCTCTTTCTCTACAGCACAGAGTAAGTCTAACCACACCTCTCTGCCTTAAACAAATATATGCATGTAAGCACGCACCTTGCTTATTTtgccattttctctgttttccttgatttttttttaaaaatctgttgttATTTAGTGAAAATCTTTCTTTATGTAATTGTGGtgatatatttttcttcttttggcttGACTATAACAAGAAAGTGTCTGACCAAGATGCCCATTGTTAGTCTTACTGACATCTGACAACTTAGCATTGCCTCCTATGGGCAGCAACATTTTACCGTATTAGGCTCACTGTTATTGTTAAGTATTAAATATCTCTATAAAAAAATCATAGATTTCATAAATGCTTTTTCAAAAGGAGTCACTTTTACCACATACTGGCGTGCCTGAGTTTCGGAGCTGCTGTATTTTGCAGAAATCCAGTGCACGTCAGGGACAGACCATATTTTAATTTTTGCCTCTGACAAAGAGTCAACACTCTTCTGGGCCTTGTGATTTTTTTAGAACCGTACACTTGTGGTGCCTGTGGCATCCAGTTCCAGTTCTACAACAACCTGCTGGAGCACATGCAGTCCCATGCTGGTGAGTCCACGACTACAAATGCATGTAAAGCACGACAGCAGAAAAAGTACGTAACGTGAACGCAGTGTCAGTGGCTGCAATACATTCAAAACTGCCATTCATCACATATCACCACTGTTTAATTAGTATTCCGTGTTACTGTACATAATATTTCTATATCTGCCAATAATGAGGGTTGTTGCAGATCTGGATCTGAGTTTGCTGGAAATAGTGTTGCAAAGATTTGATGCATCatttgtcactgtgtgtgtgtgtgtgtctgtctgtctgtctgtctgtctgtctgtctgtccatgtGAAAAGAGAGTTTTCTCTAGACTCTGTGCAGTCCTGCAAGAAACACCTTTACTGCATCTACAAACTTTCCAGGGGTAAATCCGAAAAGGTTTAACCCaaaagctacatctcagactttaCATAAAGGCCTCAGTtatcatgttaaatgttaaagtttatgACAGGACAATTCGAAAAGGACTGAATAAGTAGggcttgtttggaaggtttGCCAGAAAACAGCCTCTTCTCTCTTAGAAGAGCATGACAGCACAGCTTAGGTCGAGACATTTGCATCTAAACAagccacaaaaacacaatgtccttGGGACAGATGAGAAGAAAGAGGAGATGTTTGGCCGTAATGCACAAGTGAACCACATTTGGCAAAAAAAACAGACACGCTTTATCTGCACAAACACCTCAATCGAACACTGTGGTAGATACAGATATACCTGTATCAttttggcttgttttgcagctacAGGACTTGTGCGTGTGCTTGTGGTGTGATAAAGTTAACTGTGAACTGCAACATGATGCAGCAGAACAATATACTGACAGACCAATCAGAGCAGCAACAGATCGGCTGAAAAAAAGTCCAGACCTTAACCCAACTGAAATGTTGTAGGGGGACCTTAAGATaaatgcctgcaaacctcaatgaagtAAAGCAATATTGCAAAAAAGAGTGGGCCAGAGGTTCTTCACAGCGATGTGAGAGACATAAAGTCATGCAGAAAAGGATGACTTCAAGTTCTTTCTGCTAAAAGTGGTTCTgtaagctactgaatcatggggtgtGCTTCGTGTCCCAGGACTGCACAGAATAAAGTTGCATTCTCTGCTCTGCTTTTATGTTGTCATTTAATCATAAAATGtcaatgctgatttttttttttttttttccagttctgAAGAAAATCAGTTTTTAAGCAATTAAGCCAAATATTCTTGCAAAACTTactaacacaaaaataaataaagatgcacACCAGGAAAGCAAGAAAGTATCTGTCTTTGAgcctttttatttaatatttaatgttgAAAGTGTTCAACTGTAAGTAGTTATCCTGTTAAGTATGAATCATGTTCCCTGTCTTCAGCTGGAATTGTATGATTATTAGTCAGATTCAGCTGTGAAACAAATTATATATCAGTTggatttgaggtttttttttttaatattgccGAGATTGACTTTGGCAAATTAATTACCATAGATGGAACGCTGTGTGATCTTATAATGAGAAACAACTAGGAAAATAATTCTTTAACTTgtggtatttatttttaaggtgCAATTTGTCAACCACAGGGAGGCCAAGTTATTGGTTCTTTTAAAGACAATTGTTTTGTGTCATGGTTTTAATCtttacattttcttccactCAATACAATTAACTTGTGCTTTTTTCCATTAACAACTCAGCcagctcttccatctctctgtcAACAGCTGATAATGAGAACCACACCAAAGGGGACTCTCCCAAAACCTCTTCAGTATCGGGTCCTCAGGAGCAGCTGTGGAGAGGCTCTCAGGCTCAGGCCCATTCCTCAGTTAAACTACAAATCCAGCCTCAAAGTATCTCCCAGAGAAACCATGCTCTCACCCGTAAGTACCGCACCTTCATTAAGCCTGGTGGTTAAGAGGCTTCCCATATGTAATATCCCACTGGGCAGTTTTCTTGCATACCTGTCTCTTTCACAACATTTTCTGCCTTTATCGCTACTGaataagtaaaaataaacagaaataaaacattttggacatttggattgttttctgtgtAGCACTAAAGCACTATGCCAACAGCTCTTTGAAAGTACAGTAATGTTGCATTCGTGCTGTAGCTCTCATCATGTCATTGGTTTATTAAATAAGCCTACTAGGAACATTAACatagaagccatctatgtctcTGATTAATAAAGGCAGCAGTGGTGTCTGCTCTGTGTAGCTTTCCCCTTTGATTGCAATGACTTCACACTATGTCATAATCCCTCTCTGATTGTTTTTATatcctttttcttattttaatgtttctgcCAGAATATCCAAAGAAACATAAACACTAATTGTCTTTCTTATCATTTGTTCTGCTTTCCTAACCATCCATCTGCTGTCTGTCCTGGCAGAGAATAATGGACTACCTGAGAAGGAGCGCCAGCAGGTGGCTGAACGCCTATTACGGGTAATGTGTTCAGATCTGAGCATGCTAAATGTGCTCAACAGCAAGGACTTCCTGAAGTTGGCACAGACCCTAGTGGATACGGGTGCTCGTCATGGTGCCTACTCAACCCGTGATGCTCTTGGCAACATGAGTGCCTTGGCACTGCGGCAGCTGCCCCGCATGTACAACCAAGTAAAAGTCAAGGTCACGTGTGCTCTAGGCTCAAATGCTTCGCTTGGCATCGCCGTCACCTGCCACTCCCAGACATCTGGCCCAGACGCTTGCTACGTTCTAACAGCCTACCAGGTGGAGGGCTCGAGACTAAAGCGTTACGTGCTTGGTGTAAGGGAGGCTGAGCTGAGGGAAGGGCCAGAACAGGTTCATCACTGGGTGCAGAACGTGCTTTCTGAGTTTGTGATGTCAGACATCCGCACTGTGTATGTCTCTGAGCCCAGAGTGTGGGCGGCAGGATTTGGAGGGTCACCACTGGGAGGCGGGGGCCGGGGGCGGATATGTTTGCGCTGCGCAGGATGCTCACTCGGTGCGGTTGTTCAGGCCGTTCTTGGGAAGCGAAGCCTCCAGGCTCGAGGGCTTCATGAGCTGGCTGAGCTTCTCTCCACATGCAGAGATATCTCCTCCTCTACCACACTCATTCTCCGTGATGAACAGTGTACCAACACATCCACAAGCACAACTGAGGAAGGTCCACAGGGCAACCCTGCACAATGCCCCACCCCTCCTTGTTGGGATCGTATGGCCGAAGCTCTCCTGCAGGTCCATGCCCACTTTGAACAGATTTGTGAGGCTTATGGCCGCAGTAAGGCCACAGCCCCGCTCCTCCAAGGTCTCAACAAGCATCTGCTAGGCACCCTGGCTTGTCTGCTGGCACCTCTGCGCCTGGCAGCTCTGGAGCTGAGCAGCCAGAGGAGACCAACTTTACAGCAGGTGCTGCCCGTCTACCTGCGCTTGGAGAAGTTCTTCACATCCAAAGCTGGAGAGGCTGGAACCGGCACAGCTAGCAAACTCTGCCACTATTTCCTAGAAGCACTCAAGGAAAACTTCAAGGTATTAAACTGGTATTCCTTACACTTAATAACTTCTGTATTGCTAAATGAATGTTTCTTTTATCTTAATTTAAATAAGTTACATTAGAACTGGCTTGTTCTGTGTAGCAAttcaagtttttattttataaaattcATTTCACCTGATATTTGCATCTCGATTGtacaacagcggtccccaaccttttttgcgccacaacctcaactctcacggaccggtactggtccgaggcccgggggttggggaccacggTTGTACAATACACAGTGTTTAACAACAACAAGATAAAGGGAGTATTTTCTATGAGTAAGTACTGACAGTATCATTTTACCTTTTTGCCAGGTTGAACGAGCTCACCAGGTTGCTATGGTCCTGGACCCACAGCTCAAGCTGCGTTCAGTGCCAGCCTACCAGCATGAAGACATAATCTCTCGTGCGTGCGAAATGGCTGCTGAAACTAGGGATGGTGGTATCACTGGTGGTGGAGGTTCAGGTGGTGACGAGCGGGACGCCGATGGCCCCCCCACTCCTAAAATAAGCCGAGtagagggaagtggaaacaatgGTGGTCCCTCACGCGGGTCCTCCTCATCTTGCACCGTGTCTGGTAACGATGACAGCCAAAGCCAAGTTAGACAAGAGATTTTTCAATACCTGGCTGAGCCTCTCCTCCAAGGTGCACCTGATCTCTTCCAGTATTGGAGCTCAACAGTGGGCGAGAAGTTCCCCAGGCTCGCTCGCCTGGCACTGTGGCTACTTGCAGTGCCTGCTGTGGGCATACGCAGAGAGTGCGTGACTGTGTGTGAGCAGAGCTTGGCTATGAAGAGGAGGCAGCAGGTAACTGCTGAGGAAATGAACAAACTAATTTTCCTTCACTCTAACATGGGCTAGAAGAAAACCTAACTAACCTAATCAACCAAACCTTCACCTCCAACCAATGACTCAAGactattatttatatattttaggtTTAGCCTAACTGTAAACATAAATGTGTATGGACATTAAATACTTCTCGAGACAAATATTTAAAGATAAAGTCACATTGTTAAGGTTGCAAACACCCATAAAACAATACGGTGTATTACATATTTTTTATGGAGTTGTTAAGTACTGTGGCCAAAATGTAGGGGTGGAACAGTAACTCTCAAAAGATTGTCCTGTTTGGTACTCTGCCCTCGGTTTGGGATGCACACATAAGCAGGATGAGTTTAGTCTTGTCACAGCCAGTGATTTGATTTACTCCAGCCTATTAACTAAACTACTACAAGGCTACAATGCTGTTATTCTCACTGGATGACAACATTTTCAGGTAAAGAATTCATTGCTTGAAGCTCTTGTCATAGACCTCTGAAAATTGACTGTCAAAGTTGACCAGGTATTTACAATCTCTAAAGTAATATTCATTGGTgtatgacaaaaaaaatcaagcgGTGGATCTTCACTGCCATTGCACCTCTGACAAATAGGTGTACTAGGTTTATCATTTATTATCACAAGTCatagaaatgtttatttttcagcacattcagccaCGGGCAGGTAACTGAGAGCTTAATCATTGCAGTTGACTTTGATGGTTGCATCAGTGTCCTAAAATGTAGCTGCAGATGATTCGCATGCAGTGCATGCaactttttcatttaaaaaagtaaaaagtagcagaaaaacacagacaaaacaagtgtgatgcttttctttttttatgttacCAATGGTAAAGAAAAGTGATCCAACGTTTTCATTCTAGATACAAGTCTTATGCTGCTAGATA
The Maylandia zebra isolate NMK-2024a linkage group LG7, Mzebra_GT3a, whole genome shotgun sequence DNA segment above includes these coding regions:
- the znf618 gene encoding zinc finger protein 618 isoform X5, which translates into the protein MSAQESPNPGKEQAEGGSAATDAPAKKTTSSPPVTVKKEPGTSETSNGKVSDPNPAEICVVIGGNGGASGGGSRRAQSEGSYVCGVCGKKYKYYNCFQTHVRAHRESEAMVGDGLPQTPNSSFRYSCDICGKKYKYYSCFQEHRDLHAVDDPYEQVVLPVDGLKEEEPVEPYQKIGPKTGSYVCEFCGKQYKYFNPYQEHVALHTPMGSFDLKTSRVQECGSMDMSKFGHSQTGKIKNSPFRRKLESAIQSSLVDTNSSQNSSGTPSPLVATSFSTAQKPYTCGACGIQFQFYNNLLEHMQSHAADNENHTKGDSPKTSSVSGPQEQLWRGSQAQAHSSVKLQIQPQSISQRNHALTQNNGLPEKERQQVAERLLRVMCSDLSMLNVLNSKDFLKLAQTLVDTGARHGAYSTRDALGNMSALALRQLPRMYNQVKVKVTCALGSNASLGIAVTCHSQTSGPDACYVLTAYQVEGSRLKRYVLGVREAELREGPEQVHHWVQNVLSEFVMSDIRTVYVSEPRVWAAGFGGSPLGGGGRGRICLRCAGCSLGAVVQAVLGKRSLQARGLHELAELLSTCRDISSSTTLILRDEQCTNTSTSTTEEGPQGNPAQCPTPPCWDRMAEALLQVHAHFEQICEAYGRSKATAPLLQGLNKHLLGTLACLLAPLRLAALELSSQRRPTLQQVLPVYLRLEKFFTSKAGEAGTGTASKLCHYFLEALKENFKVERAHQVAMVLDPQLKLRSVPAYQHEDIISRACEMAAETRDGGITGGGGSGGDERDADGPPTPKISRVEGSGNNGGPSRGSSSSCTVSGNDDSQSQVRQEIFQYLAEPLLQGAPDLFQYWSSTVGEKFPRLARLALWLLAVPAVGIRRECVTVCEQSLAMKRRQQVTAEEMNKLIFLHSNMG
- the znf618 gene encoding zinc finger protein 618 isoform X2; translation: MSAQESPNPGKEQAEGGSAATDAPAKKTTSSPPVTVKKEPGTSETSNGKVSDPNPAEICVVIGGNGGASGGGSRRAQSEGSYVCGVCGKKYKYYNCFQTHVRAHRESEAMVGDGLPQTPNSSFRYSCDICGKKYKYYSCFQEHRDLHAVDDPYEQVVLPVDGLKEEEPVEPYQKIGPREKALTHLYRDSGFSRQQHVPLKTLLAVFAETGSYVCEFCGKQYKYFNPYQEHVALHTPMGSFDLKTSRVQECGSMDMSKFGHSQTGKIKNSPFRRKLESAIQSSLVDTNSSQNSSGTPSPLVATSFSTAQKPYTCGACGIQFQFYNNLLEHMQSHAADNENHTKGDSPKTSSVSGPQEQLWRGSQAQAHSSVKLQIQPQSISQRNHALTQNNGLPEKERQQVAERLLRVMCSDLSMLNVLNSKDFLKLAQTLVDTGARHGAYSTRDALGNMSALALRQLPRMYNQVKVKVTCALGSNASLGIAVTCHSQTSGPDACYVLTAYQVEGSRLKRYVLGVREAELREGPEQVHHWVQNVLSEFVMSDIRTVYVSEPRVWAAGFGGSPLGGGGRGRICLRCAGCSLGAVVQAVLGKRSLQARGLHELAELLSTCRDISSSTTLILRDEQCTNTSTSTTEEGPQGNPAQCPTPPCWDRMAEALLQVHAHFEQICEAYGRSKATAPLLQGLNKHLLGTLACLLAPLRLAALELSSQRRPTLQQVLPVYLRLEKFFTSKAGEAGTGTASKLCHYFLEALKENFKVERAHQVAMVLDPQLKLRSVPAYQHEDIISRACEMAAETRDGGITGGGGSGGDERDADGPPTPKISRVEGSGNNGGPSRGSSSSCTVSGNDDSQSQVRQEIFQYLAEPLLQGAPDLFQYWSSTVGEKFPRLARLALWLLAVPAVGIRRECVTVCEQSLAMKRRQQVTAEEMNKLIFLHSNMG
- the znf618 gene encoding zinc finger protein 618 isoform X3, with the protein product MSAQESPNPGKEQAEGGSAATDAPAKKTTSSPPVTVKKEPGTSETSNGKVSDPNPAEICVVIGGNGGASGGGSRRAQSEGMFALGTPPPTKSTDSCIGSYVCGVCGKKYKYYNCFQTHVRAHRESEAMVGDGLPQTPNSSFRYSCDICGKKYKYYSCFQEHRDLHAVDDPYEQVVLPVDGLKEEEPVEPYQKIGPREKALTHLYRDSGFSRQQHVPLKTLLAVFAETGSYVCEFCGKQYKYFNPYQEHVALHTPMGSFDLKTSRVQECGSMDMSKFGHSQTGKIKNSPFRRKLESAIQSSLVDTNSSQNSSGTPSPLVATSFSTAQTDNENHTKGDSPKTSSVSGPQEQLWRGSQAQAHSSVKLQIQPQSISQRNHALTQNNGLPEKERQQVAERLLRVMCSDLSMLNVLNSKDFLKLAQTLVDTGARHGAYSTRDALGNMSALALRQLPRMYNQVKVKVTCALGSNASLGIAVTCHSQTSGPDACYVLTAYQVEGSRLKRYVLGVREAELREGPEQVHHWVQNVLSEFVMSDIRTVYVSEPRVWAAGFGGSPLGGGGRGRICLRCAGCSLGAVVQAVLGKRSLQARGLHELAELLSTCRDISSSTTLILRDEQCTNTSTSTTEEGPQGNPAQCPTPPCWDRMAEALLQVHAHFEQICEAYGRSKATAPLLQGLNKHLLGTLACLLAPLRLAALELSSQRRPTLQQVLPVYLRLEKFFTSKAGEAGTGTASKLCHYFLEALKENFKVERAHQVAMVLDPQLKLRSVPAYQHEDIISRACEMAAETRDGGITGGGGSGGDERDADGPPTPKISRVEGSGNNGGPSRGSSSSCTVSGNDDSQSQVRQEIFQYLAEPLLQGAPDLFQYWSSTVGEKFPRLARLALWLLAVPAVGIRRECVTVCEQSLAMKRRQQVTAEEMNKLIFLHSNMG
- the znf618 gene encoding zinc finger protein 618 isoform X4, which translates into the protein MSAQESPNPGKEQAEGGSAATDAPAKKTTSSPPVTVKKEPGTSETSNGKVSDPNPAEICVVIGGNGGASGGGSRRAQSEGMFALGTPPPTKSTDSCIGSYVCGVCGKKYKYYNCFQTHVRAHRESEAMVGDGLPQTPNSSFRYSCDICGKKYKYYSCFQEHRDLHAVDDPYEQVVLPVDGLKEEEPVEPYQKIGPKTGSYVCEFCGKQYKYFNPYQEHVALHTPMGSFDLKTSRVQECGSMDMSKFGHSQTGKIKNSPFRRKLESAIQSSLVDTNSSQNSSGTPSPLVATSFSTAQKPYTCGACGIQFQFYNNLLEHMQSHAADNENHTKGDSPKTSSVSGPQEQLWRGSQAQAHSSVKLQIQPQSISQRNHALTQNNGLPEKERQQVAERLLRVMCSDLSMLNVLNSKDFLKLAQTLVDTGARHGAYSTRDALGNMSALALRQLPRMYNQVKVKVTCALGSNASLGIAVTCHSQTSGPDACYVLTAYQVEGSRLKRYVLGVREAELREGPEQVHHWVQNVLSEFVMSDIRTVYVSEPRVWAAGFGGSPLGGGGRGRICLRCAGCSLGAVVQAVLGKRSLQARGLHELAELLSTCRDISSSTTLILRDEQCTNTSTSTTEEGPQGNPAQCPTPPCWDRMAEALLQVHAHFEQICEAYGRSKATAPLLQGLNKHLLGTLACLLAPLRLAALELSSQRRPTLQQVLPVYLRLEKFFTSKAGEAGTGTASKLCHYFLEALKENFKVERAHQVAMVLDPQLKLRSVPAYQHEDIISRACEMAAETRDGGITGGGGSGGDERDADGPPTPKISRVEGSGNNGGPSRGSSSSCTVSGNDDSQSQVRQEIFQYLAEPLLQGAPDLFQYWSSTVGEKFPRLARLALWLLAVPAVGIRRECVTVCEQSLAMKRRQQVTAEEMNKLIFLHSNMG
- the znf618 gene encoding zinc finger protein 618 isoform X1 gives rise to the protein MSAQESPNPGKEQAEGGSAATDAPAKKTTSSPPVTVKKEPGTSETSNGKVSDPNPAEICVVIGGNGGASGGGSRRAQSEGMFALGTPPPTKSTDSCIGSYVCGVCGKKYKYYNCFQTHVRAHRESEAMVGDGLPQTPNSSFRYSCDICGKKYKYYSCFQEHRDLHAVDDPYEQVVLPVDGLKEEEPVEPYQKIGPREKALTHLYRDSGFSRQQHVPLKTLLAVFAETGSYVCEFCGKQYKYFNPYQEHVALHTPMGSFDLKTSRVQECGSMDMSKFGHSQTGKIKNSPFRRKLESAIQSSLVDTNSSQNSSGTPSPLVATSFSTAQKPYTCGACGIQFQFYNNLLEHMQSHAADNENHTKGDSPKTSSVSGPQEQLWRGSQAQAHSSVKLQIQPQSISQRNHALTQNNGLPEKERQQVAERLLRVMCSDLSMLNVLNSKDFLKLAQTLVDTGARHGAYSTRDALGNMSALALRQLPRMYNQVKVKVTCALGSNASLGIAVTCHSQTSGPDACYVLTAYQVEGSRLKRYVLGVREAELREGPEQVHHWVQNVLSEFVMSDIRTVYVSEPRVWAAGFGGSPLGGGGRGRICLRCAGCSLGAVVQAVLGKRSLQARGLHELAELLSTCRDISSSTTLILRDEQCTNTSTSTTEEGPQGNPAQCPTPPCWDRMAEALLQVHAHFEQICEAYGRSKATAPLLQGLNKHLLGTLACLLAPLRLAALELSSQRRPTLQQVLPVYLRLEKFFTSKAGEAGTGTASKLCHYFLEALKENFKVERAHQVAMVLDPQLKLRSVPAYQHEDIISRACEMAAETRDGGITGGGGSGGDERDADGPPTPKISRVEGSGNNGGPSRGSSSSCTVSGNDDSQSQVRQEIFQYLAEPLLQGAPDLFQYWSSTVGEKFPRLARLALWLLAVPAVGIRRECVTVCEQSLAMKRRQQVTAEEMNKLIFLHSNMG